A window from Ruminiclostridium josui JCM 17888 encodes these proteins:
- a CDS encoding alpha/beta fold hydrolase: protein MKDNMSKFFIENNQRTVCYYVGGNPASEKIIFFLNGLYVGNKSWIKQQRYSYFRDNYKLLFLDYPGVGNSEEKENQELVYEDIITAIKNVLDREGRRETHLIGYSLGGMFGLWFTYQFPSYVNSLVLLNTGVRINIYIYQMIHGLITMIDSGVDLKNVYMFLYPWNHSEEYLEKTSDMEHITLENYYNYNRNTRSFKALLTALRNHPNLKESLEHITCPTLVVGSGNDKVFPLEYQKEIAAKIPNSTLHIIPSAGHSAFIENHQEMNALIEQHLKKFENTNEKL, encoded by the coding sequence ATGAAAGATAACATGAGCAAATTTTTTATTGAGAATAATCAACGTACGGTATGCTATTATGTTGGAGGCAATCCCGCTTCTGAGAAGATTATCTTCTTTTTAAACGGTTTATATGTAGGTAATAAATCATGGATAAAACAGCAGCGATACTCTTATTTTCGCGATAATTATAAACTACTGTTTCTTGATTACCCTGGAGTAGGCAATTCTGAAGAAAAGGAAAATCAGGAACTGGTTTATGAGGATATTATAACAGCCATAAAAAATGTTTTAGACCGTGAGGGTCGTCGGGAAACTCACTTGATTGGCTATTCACTTGGAGGTATGTTCGGCCTTTGGTTCACCTACCAGTTTCCATCTTATGTAAACAGTCTGGTATTGTTGAATACCGGTGTCCGGATAAATATTTATATTTATCAGATGATTCATGGTTTGATAACAATGATTGATTCAGGTGTTGACCTTAAAAATGTATATATGTTTCTATATCCCTGGAACCATTCAGAGGAATATTTAGAAAAAACTTCTGACATGGAGCATATTACTCTTGAAAACTATTACAATTACAACCGAAACACTCGTTCTTTTAAAGCATTGTTAACAGCCCTTAGAAACCATCCAAATCTTAAAGAGAGTCTGGAACATATCACCTGTCCTACACTTGTTGTTGGTAGTGGTAATGATAAGGTTTTCCCTCTGGAATATCAGAAGGAAATCGCAGCAAAGATTCCAAACAGTACCTTGCATATTATCCCCAGTGCAGGGCACTCAGCGTTTATTGAAAATCACCAGGAAATGAACGCTTTAATAGAACAACATCTAAAGAAGTTTGAAAATACAAATGAGAAGTTATAA
- a CDS encoding IS110 family transposase: MNFRPIAGIDVGKFFSEMAILSPSNEVIARMKIHHDSSSDVERVVELLKKTEKDFDSRPFVVMESTGHYHKILFHSLCKAGLEVSIINPIQTDSIKNIGIRKVKNDKADARKIALLYRFQELKTTNIPDEDIECLRSLCRQYYKLSDELTAYKNRLTGIVDQLMLNFKDVFPNIFSKAALAVLEKYPTPAHILKANRNKLIALIQKNSRRSLKWSTAKYNLLVSKAREFAPLTVHNSSNIAMLGVYISMIRTLEDNLAKVLKTIHLLIAEDMAKDMPMLALTLELFQSLPGIGLLTAATILAEIGDFSAFSKPGKLVAYFGIDPSVMQSGEFTGTRNKMSKRGSRLLRRVLFTTALANIRTKRNKEACNPVLLEFYKQKCQSKPKKVALGAVMRKIIIYIFAVLRDRKPYQLRSPQEHAQILAAKHIAA; this comes from the coding sequence ATGAATTTCAGACCTATTGCAGGAATCGATGTAGGTAAATTCTTCAGTGAGATGGCAATTCTTTCTCCATCCAATGAAGTGATTGCCCGCATGAAGATCCACCATGATTCCAGTTCTGACGTTGAAAGAGTCGTTGAATTACTGAAAAAAACGGAAAAGGACTTTGATTCTAGGCCTTTCGTCGTCATGGAATCCACCGGGCACTATCACAAAATCCTTTTCCATTCACTTTGTAAAGCTGGATTGGAGGTCTCCATCATAAACCCCATCCAGACTGATTCTATCAAAAATATTGGAATCAGAAAAGTGAAAAATGATAAAGCTGATGCCCGGAAAATTGCCCTGCTATACAGATTTCAGGAGCTTAAAACTACTAATATCCCCGATGAGGATATTGAATGCCTGCGAAGTCTTTGCCGACAGTACTACAAGCTCTCTGACGAACTTACTGCCTACAAAAACAGGCTTACGGGTATTGTTGACCAACTCATGTTAAACTTCAAGGATGTATTCCCCAACATCTTTTCAAAGGCTGCTCTTGCAGTATTGGAGAAATATCCTACGCCTGCGCATATTCTTAAAGCGAACAGGAACAAGTTGATTGCACTGATCCAGAAGAATTCTCGCAGAAGCCTTAAGTGGTCAACTGCAAAGTATAATCTTTTGGTCTCCAAAGCCAGAGAGTTTGCGCCTTTGACTGTTCATAATTCCTCGAACATTGCTATGCTGGGTGTCTACATATCCATGATCAGAACTCTGGAAGATAACTTGGCGAAGGTCCTAAAAACCATTCATCTATTGATCGCTGAAGATATGGCAAAGGATATGCCCATGCTAGCATTAACTCTTGAACTTTTTCAGAGCCTGCCAGGTATTGGCCTTCTTACTGCTGCCACCATTCTAGCAGAAATCGGCGATTTTTCCGCTTTCTCTAAGCCGGGAAAACTGGTTGCTTACTTTGGCATTGACCCCTCTGTGATGCAATCCGGAGAATTTACCGGCACACGGAATAAAATGTCCAAGAGAGGTTCCAGGCTACTTCGCAGGGTTCTTTTTACAACTGCTCTTGCCAATATCCGAACTAAGCGGAATAAAGAGGCTTGCAACCCTGTATTACTTGAATTCTACAAGCAAAAATGCCAGAGTAAACCTAAGAAGGTAGCTTTGGGAGCAGTTATGCGTAAGATCATCATTTACATCTTTGCTGTTCTAAGGGACAGAAAACCGTACCAGTTACGCAGTCCTCAGGAACATGCTCAGATATTAGCAGCAAAGCATATAGCAGCTTAG
- a CDS encoding SDR family NAD(P)-dependent oxidoreductase, whose translation MDKKIALVTGGNKGIGAAICRKLASDGCYVCINSRNKENARDLLDDIVASGGVGEIIEFDVRSPQEEIQKALNNFPFQRLDILVNNAGTLKDNLIYEVSNEDWNQVLDTNYFGALAVHSACLSRLRLSPNATVVNLCSISGVKPRKGQLPYAVSKAMLIEWTKQMGLRNRKNDISYYAVSPGPVATDLIKSSPWYNDPKSTQRIPLGRYAEVEEIAEFISYLAEGNHVFENGSNIILDGGFTQTVKET comes from the coding sequence ATGGACAAGAAAATTGCTTTGGTAACGGGTGGTAATAAGGGAATTGGAGCTGCTATATGCAGAAAACTGGCATCGGACGGGTGTTATGTATGTATCAACTCCAGAAATAAAGAAAATGCCCGCGATTTATTGGATGACATTGTAGCCTCTGGTGGGGTTGGAGAAATCATTGAATTTGATGTGAGGTCTCCTCAGGAAGAAATTCAAAAAGCTTTGAATAACTTCCCTTTCCAACGGTTGGATATTTTAGTAAATAATGCAGGTACCTTAAAAGACAATCTCATTTATGAAGTGAGTAATGAGGACTGGAATCAGGTGTTGGATACTAATTATTTTGGTGCTTTAGCAGTCCATTCTGCCTGTTTGAGCAGGCTAAGATTATCCCCAAACGCTACGGTTGTAAATCTTTGCAGTATTTCAGGAGTCAAACCCCGGAAAGGCCAGCTCCCCTATGCTGTTTCTAAAGCCATGCTTATTGAATGGACAAAGCAAATGGGCCTCCGTAACAGAAAAAATGATATTTCATATTATGCCGTCTCCCCTGGCCCGGTTGCTACTGATCTGATTAAATCCTCACCTTGGTACAACGACCCCAAATCTACTCAAAGAATACCGTTGGGAAGGTATGCAGAAGTGGAAGAAATAGCTGAATTCATTTCATATCTTGCAGAAGGAAACCATGTTTTTGAAAATGGCTCTAACATTATTTTGGATGGCGGTTTCACTCAAACCGTAAAGGAAACCTAA
- a CDS encoding beta-ketoacyl-[acyl-carrier-protein] synthase family protein gives MHKDNQVVVTGIGLVTPLGCNYNEVWNSLLAGENGIRRLSGDFSRLSENQVYIGGVMPELPFHQLKMMNSGYKAKCRHLGPTAKMLIYAGLKALEDANLSTPDDTQRYNIGAVVGAGSTLAEEYDGIPLEDRNPKWFLETYPNLLLSHLASAASLKGFGCTILSACAGGNQAIGEAMKKIQRGEETVLLAGAVDNKLSYLHTSGFSRLKMCSTSDDPESAVKPFDKNRNGFVIGQGACMLVLESLSNALKRGADIKGRIVGYGNALDGGSLTDASYKGKIAAMQRALDDAGLQADGIGYINAHGTSTVSNDKEESIAIKEVFGNKSYEIPVSSTKSMIGHTFAACGAIEAFVCIKSLLDQRVHITRNFQEGDQFCNLDYVKGSARDVKMDYCISNTSGLGGYNSSLIFARV, from the coding sequence ATGCATAAGGATAATCAGGTTGTTGTCACTGGCATCGGTTTGGTTACTCCTTTAGGATGCAATTATAATGAGGTGTGGAACTCACTGCTTGCCGGCGAGAATGGTATTCGCCGATTATCCGGTGATTTTAGCCGATTAAGTGAAAATCAAGTATATATTGGCGGTGTAATGCCTGAACTTCCATTCCACCAGCTAAAAATGATGAATTCAGGATATAAGGCTAAATGTAGACATTTGGGTCCAACCGCCAAAATGCTTATTTATGCAGGACTAAAGGCATTAGAAGATGCAAACCTGAGTACTCCGGATGATACTCAAAGGTATAATATCGGGGCTGTTGTAGGTGCTGGGTCCACCCTTGCAGAGGAATATGATGGAATACCTTTAGAGGATAGGAATCCTAAATGGTTTTTGGAAACCTACCCTAATCTTCTACTATCCCACCTGGCTTCTGCAGCTTCTCTCAAAGGATTTGGGTGTACTATTTTGTCTGCCTGTGCCGGAGGCAATCAGGCTATCGGAGAAGCAATGAAGAAGATTCAGCGTGGCGAGGAAACTGTTCTTCTGGCTGGAGCTGTGGATAATAAACTGTCATACTTACATACCTCGGGCTTTAGCCGACTGAAAATGTGTTCAACAAGTGACGACCCTGAAAGTGCCGTCAAGCCTTTTGACAAAAACCGTAATGGTTTTGTTATTGGTCAGGGTGCTTGTATGCTGGTGTTGGAGTCATTAAGCAACGCCCTTAAACGAGGTGCGGATATAAAAGGAAGAATTGTGGGCTATGGAAATGCATTGGATGGAGGAAGTTTGACTGATGCATCCTACAAAGGAAAAATTGCGGCCATGCAGCGGGCTTTGGATGATGCCGGACTGCAGGCTGATGGCATAGGGTATATTAATGCCCACGGGACATCCACCGTATCCAATGACAAGGAAGAGAGTATCGCAATTAAAGAGGTTTTTGGAAATAAATCCTACGAAATTCCTGTAAGCAGTACAAAATCAATGATTGGGCACACTTTTGCCGCCTGTGGTGCAATAGAAGCTTTTGTATGTATCAAGAGTCTTTTAGATCAGCGTGTCCATATTACCAGAAACTTTCAAGAAGGAGATCAATTCTGTAATCTTGATTACGTTAAAGGTTCTGCCAGGGATGTTAAGATGGATTATTGTATCAGTAATACAAGCGGACTCGGAGGTTATAATTCATCCCTTATTTTTGCAAGGGTTTAA
- a CDS encoding beta-ketoacyl-[acyl-carrier-protein] synthase family protein — protein sequence MENAVVISGIGILSPLGIGLEDHITALKDGKSTLRASDKSGFANNIGSVPDFNPGKYIQNRKSLKFLSRQNIFGCTAAELAKLDTDLSLEEIKKQSQATTLIVGSGFTHSLSLKPVSEAIIPCVDEDGCLDYNKLGDTGYRMLPPLWILGRLPNTTAGQISIQNGIKGLNYTVVNGINSGIVAIGEAFLVLRHQRAVRAFCGAVEDAISPDVFCLMLDEGVISESIHESYPFSVKSKGFIGSEGAAILILETEQEAKERGAKPYAEIIGYSNFYIPDRADFNCSESLIPHFEKCMVKALESSGISADDVDFIQASAGGNSIMDAAEAASIKKLFGKKPWVTTAQSYIGNTLAASGAISVAISCLELQNGFIAPILSDNSHLLDQSLNYVLGQALEVDSKICLINSFSHLGEISSLVIRKRDIYE from the coding sequence ATGGAAAATGCAGTAGTCATCAGCGGAATAGGAATTTTAAGTCCATTGGGAATTGGATTAGAAGATCACATAACTGCCTTGAAAGATGGAAAAAGCACTCTCAGGGCTTCAGATAAGAGTGGTTTTGCAAATAATATCGGTAGTGTGCCGGATTTTAACCCGGGCAAATATATTCAAAATAGAAAGTCTCTGAAATTCCTTAGCAGGCAGAACATCTTTGGCTGTACTGCTGCCGAATTAGCAAAACTAGATACGGATTTATCATTAGAAGAAATCAAAAAGCAGAGCCAGGCTACCACTTTAATTGTCGGCTCCGGTTTCACCCATAGCCTTAGCTTAAAACCTGTAAGCGAGGCTATAATACCTTGTGTTGACGAAGATGGTTGTTTGGATTACAACAAGCTTGGAGATACAGGATATCGCATGCTCCCCCCTCTTTGGATTCTCGGACGACTACCTAATACAACAGCAGGTCAAATTTCCATACAAAACGGAATTAAAGGTTTAAATTATACTGTAGTAAATGGAATTAACAGCGGGATTGTAGCTATTGGAGAGGCATTCCTGGTTCTACGGCATCAACGGGCAGTTAGAGCTTTCTGTGGTGCTGTTGAAGATGCAATTTCCCCCGACGTTTTTTGTCTAATGCTAGATGAAGGCGTAATAAGCGAATCAATTCATGAATCGTATCCTTTTAGCGTAAAAAGTAAAGGTTTCATAGGAAGCGAAGGCGCAGCTATTCTAATTCTAGAAACTGAACAAGAGGCTAAAGAAAGAGGCGCAAAGCCATACGCCGAAATCATCGGTTACAGTAATTTTTACATTCCTGACCGTGCAGACTTTAACTGTTCCGAAAGCCTTATACCGCATTTTGAAAAGTGTATGGTTAAAGCATTGGAGTCATCAGGCATTTCTGCAGATGACGTAGATTTTATCCAGGCCAGTGCCGGCGGTAATTCAATCATGGATGCTGCCGAAGCGGCTTCTATTAAAAAGCTGTTTGGTAAGAAGCCATGGGTAACGACAGCACAATCTTACATTGGAAACACCTTAGCTGCCTCTGGCGCCATTTCGGTGGCCATTTCCTGTCTAGAACTTCAAAACGGGTTTATCGCACCAATTCTATCAGATAATTCTCATTTATTAGATCAATCATTGAATTATGTATTAGGACAGGCGTTAGAAGTAGACAGCAAAATTTGTCTGATCAATTCTTTCAGTCATCTAGGAGAGATCAGCAGTCTTGTCATAAGGAAGAGGGATATATATGAATAG
- a CDS encoding acyl carrier protein — protein MTENEKKIIKILEEVLALEDSGETITADSDLINDLAAESIDFIDICFRLEKDFNIGKVAVTDIFPAGLKDEEKYDDDKMSDELKKYPHIKGDLLEEIISTKSLKPLMKVKTLIYFVDWKKANA, from the coding sequence ATGACTGAAAATGAGAAAAAAATAATAAAGATTTTGGAAGAAGTTTTGGCATTAGAGGACTCTGGTGAAACAATAACTGCCGATTCTGATTTAATAAATGATCTTGCCGCTGAATCAATTGATTTTATTGATATCTGTTTTAGATTGGAAAAGGATTTTAATATCGGTAAAGTAGCAGTAACAGATATTTTCCCTGCGGGTTTAAAAGATGAAGAAAAATATGATGATGATAAAATGAGCGATGAATTAAAAAAATATCCTCATATTAAAGGAGATTTGCTGGAAGAAATTATATCAACTAAGAGTTTAAAACCACTTATGAAGGTAAAAACCCTAATATACTTTGTTGATTGGAAGAAGGCAAATGCATAA
- a CDS encoding beta-ketoacyl-[acyl-carrier-protein] synthase family protein has product MNRVVVTGMGAVTPFGFGVNTLWDNLLKCNNGISKIKHINLQGDIVKIGACLPEADFTQYEKEDPVLFSYLPEDDSVKSYFLAVYEALKQSGLEPRKMDSTDHIAVCIADRKMNLINYVDQYAPFLKKAKTETGFDDQLYFDLIKGKKLGKTTPFNDNESINHYVSRNLRITGPQLSVATACASGNNAIGEAFFKIQNGYIDIAIAGGAYNLDLNSMLGFTRIGALTVNPDPETACCPFDARRDGFVMGSGCGVVILESLESAVKRGANILGEIVGYGYFSDAYRPTDPDPEATISTATIQACLKMAGVNPEDVGYINAHGTSTKMNDLTETIAIKNTFKDYAYKIPISSTKSMIGHSIMAAAAIEAIVCLKSIQEGVIHPTRNWKERDSALDLDYVADGPREVKMDYALSNSFGFGGQNTSVLFARYK; this is encoded by the coding sequence ATGAATAGAGTAGTTGTAACAGGTATGGGGGCTGTTACGCCATTTGGTTTTGGCGTTAATACCCTATGGGATAATTTGCTGAAATGTAATAATGGGATTTCCAAAATTAAGCATATCAATTTGCAGGGTGACATTGTTAAAATTGGGGCATGTCTGCCTGAAGCTGATTTTACCCAATATGAAAAAGAGGATCCCGTACTTTTTTCGTATCTACCGGAAGATGATAGCGTAAAAAGCTATTTTTTGGCTGTATACGAAGCATTAAAGCAATCAGGATTGGAGCCGCGAAAAATGGACTCCACTGACCATATAGCGGTTTGTATCGCTGACCGAAAAATGAACTTAATAAATTACGTTGATCAATATGCCCCCTTTCTTAAGAAAGCAAAAACTGAAACGGGATTTGACGATCAACTGTATTTTGATTTAATTAAAGGAAAAAAATTGGGCAAAACTACCCCATTTAATGATAATGAGAGCATTAATCACTATGTTTCCCGAAATCTTCGAATCACTGGCCCACAGTTAAGTGTAGCTACTGCGTGTGCATCAGGAAACAATGCTATTGGAGAGGCTTTCTTTAAAATACAGAATGGTTATATAGATATTGCCATTGCAGGTGGAGCTTACAATTTGGATTTAAATAGTATGCTTGGCTTTACACGTATTGGTGCTTTGACAGTCAATCCTGACCCTGAAACAGCTTGCTGCCCTTTTGATGCACGTCGCGATGGATTTGTGATGGGTTCTGGTTGCGGAGTTGTCATTTTGGAGAGTCTGGAATCAGCCGTAAAAAGAGGAGCCAATATTCTTGGTGAAATAGTAGGCTATGGATATTTCAGTGATGCATACCGTCCTACAGACCCAGATCCTGAAGCCACAATCAGTACAGCAACCATACAGGCATGTTTGAAGATGGCCGGTGTAAATCCTGAGGATGTGGGATACATTAATGCTCATGGTACATCAACTAAAATGAATGACTTAACGGAAACCATAGCAATTAAGAATACTTTTAAAGACTATGCCTACAAAATCCCAATCTCATCTACCAAATCTATGATTGGACATTCCATCATGGCAGCTGCTGCCATTGAAGCAATTGTTTGTCTGAAGAGCATTCAAGAAGGAGTAATCCATCCTACTAGAAATTGGAAAGAACGAGACAGTGCACTTGATTTGGACTATGTTGCAGATGGTCCTCGTGAGGTAAAAATGGATTATGCACTTTCCAACAGCTTTGGATTTGGAGGACAAAATACTTCAGTATTATTTGCAAGATATAAATAA
- a CDS encoding polyketide synthase dehydratase domain-containing protein, producing the protein MHFPTALDLEDKILQYYLQDINNIMKGTASMHTEKKFQNTESAFELSEDRYPHFKNHIECFSVEGDTARLDIEIDSSHHVYLKDHIFGTDSFVPATMIMELFFEAAVFYSEYQLNLDVANLRPAQLVDFSILRALAMLPGNSMKAQFIYRKVIKNKNEIEFEIEIVSKRINKMNQVLGTRLNATSRVVLSYNDVEIQEFLIPQEEYNYYQLPKDSYYKFYFPSLGPLFQSSCARFAVNSEKTLFIGEYDCSGKEKNFISNQESTFLTSPLGNDSCLQYAVFFSRYINLIGRLPIGGKQLDFCRPHPLTGKVKVFVELVAIDEDMVCNICSFDSNGIIFKAKEFVVRKSPYHSLMERKEFDDMINKCKAMPFIW; encoded by the coding sequence ATGCACTTTCCAACAGCTTTGGATTTGGAGGACAAAATACTTCAGTATTATTTGCAAGATATAAATAACATTATGAAAGGAACCGCCTCTATGCATACGGAAAAAAAGTTTCAAAATACCGAAAGTGCCTTTGAACTTTCGGAAGACCGTTACCCTCATTTTAAAAACCATATTGAGTGTTTTTCTGTGGAAGGAGATACAGCACGTTTAGATATTGAAATAGATTCGTCCCACCACGTTTATTTAAAGGACCATATTTTCGGTACCGATTCTTTTGTTCCTGCAACCATGATCATGGAGCTTTTTTTTGAAGCCGCTGTCTTCTATTCTGAATATCAACTGAATTTGGATGTAGCTAATTTAAGACCGGCACAGCTTGTGGATTTTTCAATATTGCGTGCACTTGCAATGCTTCCCGGTAATTCCATGAAGGCACAATTTATATACCGGAAAGTAATTAAAAATAAAAATGAAATTGAATTTGAAATTGAAATTGTTTCTAAAAGAATTAACAAAATGAATCAGGTATTGGGAACGCGACTTAATGCGACATCACGCGTAGTTTTATCCTATAATGATGTTGAAATTCAGGAATTTCTAATTCCCCAGGAAGAATATAACTACTACCAATTACCAAAAGATAGTTACTATAAGTTCTATTTCCCTTCATTAGGACCTTTGTTTCAAAGTTCCTGTGCACGCTTTGCTGTAAATAGTGAAAAAACTTTATTTATCGGTGAGTATGACTGTTCTGGAAAAGAGAAAAACTTCATTTCCAATCAAGAATCTACTTTTTTGACTTCTCCTCTTGGAAATGATTCTTGCTTACAATATGCAGTATTCTTTTCCAGATATATAAACCTAATTGGAAGGCTTCCTATTGGAGGTAAGCAATTGGATTTTTGCAGACCTCATCCATTAACCGGTAAAGTTAAGGTTTTTGTAGAATTGGTTGCTATTGATGAAGATATGGTGTGTAACATCTGTTCCTTTGATTCGAATGGTATTATTTTTAAAGCAAAAGAATTTGTTGTAAGAAAGTCCCCATATCATTCATTAATGGAACGAAAAGAATTTGATGACATGATAAATAAATGTAAGGCAATGCCGTTTATTTGGTAA